The following is a genomic window from Devosia neptuniae.
CTGAAAGGCGACCGTCACGTCGGGATGGATCTTGCTCATGACCCGGGTCAACCGCAGCATGACCATGGTGGCGTCGGCCCGCTTGCCAACCACCGAGGTGCGCGCCGCCAGCCGCGCCCGCTCGAGATAGGTCGCGACCATGGTGCTCATCTTGTCGCTTTCGGCCAGCACCACATCGGCCAGCGCGCCCTTTTTGGCGCCCGCCTCATTGCGCAGCACGGCGATCGGTGTCTTCAGCCCATGGGCCAGGTTGCCCACCTGGTTACGCGCCCGCTCGATGATCTGCGCATTGGAGCGCAGCAGCTCGTTGACCTCCTCGGCCAGCGGAGCAATCTCGCGCGGATAGGTGCCCGCCACCACGCCCGTGTCACCGGAGCGGACATTTTCGATGGCCTTGCTGAGCCGGGAAATTGGCCGCAGGGCGAAGCGGGCGACGATGAAGCTCATCACGGCCAGCATAACGCAGACCGCGCCGAGCACGATAAAGGCCTGGCCGCGGAAATCGTCCACCAATTCAAGGATTTCGCTGAGATTGCCGGTGACCACGATCTGGTAGGTGGTTGGCGCCACCGTCACCGCCCGCTCGACCACACGCATGCGCGTGCCAAACACGTCGTCCATCACGGCCGTGCGACGGCCCAGCACATCAGGCGGGCCCGTCACCACCGGCAGATCGATCCCCACCACCGATGTCGAGAGGTTATAGAGCGTGCCGTTGGCGTCGCGGATGGCCCAATACCAGCCCGAGCGCGGTCGATCGAAGCGCGGGTCGGTCAGCGCAATTTCCGGACTCACCGGGTCGCCCGCCTCGAGCAGCGCACCGGTCAGGCTCTCGACGTGAAATTCCAGCGTCTGCGATAGCGAGGTATCGAGCGCGCGCGAATAAAGGTCGGTCAGCAGGAAGCCGGTGGCGACCAGCGCCAGGATCAGCCATCCCGCCGACAACCAGAACAGCGATGCCGCAATGGAGCCCTTGCGCATCAGGCCACCCAGCACTGGCTAGTCCTCGGCGATCTGATAGCCGAGGCCTCTGACCGTCTGGATGCAATCCTCCGGCAGCTTCTTGCGCAGCCGGCCGACAAACACTTCGATCGTGTTGCTGTCGCGGTCGAAATCCTGATCGTAAAGATGCTCGGTCAGTTCGGTCCGCGAGATTACCTTGCCCTTGTGGTGCATGAGATAGCTCAACAGGCGCAATTCATGGCTGGTGAGTTTGACCGATTGGCCACCCACCGTCACCTTGCCCGAGCGCGAATCCAGCCGCACCGAGCCGGCAACGATTTCGTTGGAGGCCAGGCCCGCCGCGCGGCGCACCAGCGCGCGAAGGCGCGCCAGCACTTCTTCCATATGGAAGGGCTTGGCAACGTAATCATCGGCGCCGGCATCGATGCCCTGCACCTTGTCGCTCCAGCGATCGCGCGCCGTCAGCAGCAGCACCGGGGTGGTCTTGCCCGCCCGGCGCCATTCCTCGAGCACGCTCAGCCCGTCCATGCGCGGTAGGCCGATATCGAGCACGATGGCGTCATAGGGTTCGGTATCGCCGAGGAAATGGCCTTCCTCGCCGTCAAAGGCCACATCGACCGCATAACCCGATTCGGTCAGCGCTTCCTTGATCTGGCGATTGAGATTGGTATCGTCTTCGACAACCAGAATTCGCATCGATGGCCCCCCGGATGCCGTGTTATTGCGCGTTCAGAACCAGATTCTGGGCCTGACCGTCGCGGCTCAGCACGCCGATAATATAGACCAACCGGCCGCCCTGGTCACATACCTGCACATTGAGCACCTCGACACTGCTGTCGACGCCCGCCGATGCCAGCACGGCATCGAGCGAGACGATCTGCCCGGACGACACCGCTTCCTGGATCTGCCGCTTGTCGAGGCATGCCTGGGCGCTCGCCGTGCCGGTAGCGGCAAAGCCGACGGCCAGGGCAAGGACGGTTGCTGACAGCAATTTCATGATCAAGGTTTTCATGAGGGCAATCTATGGCGGCGTTGCTGAATGGGACATGAATATGGCGGTCATGTCCAGTTGGTGTGGGTCACGCCTTGCCGATATCCCCTTTAAGTCCTTTGCGCAGGAAAATTATGGCAAGCGCTTCCATGATCATCTGCCCCGCCGAAGCCCCGTCCAGTGCCGGCAATTCAACCCCCAGCAATTGCGCACCGGCAGCCAACAGCATGATGACGGCGACGACATAAGTTTTGTATCCGTTGAGGAAATCCACGGCGATGCTCCAGTTTGAAGAAGGTGAAATCGGGGCAATGGGCGTGCCCGCAGCCGCCAGCGCCGCCAGCGCCGCCTTGCGGACGGCCGCAACGCGATTGGTCCAGCCCTTGCCGAAAGTGGGGAAAGTCGAGAGCCGATTGAGAAAACCCAGCCGCCGTTCACAGAGCGCCGCGATCAGCCCGGCAACATCCCGCGCCCGCACCGCCGCCAGCGTCAGCGGCCCCACCTGTCCATCGGCCAGCACGCCCAATTCGGCCTGCAGCGTGCGGATTGCTCGGTCCGGCCCGGAATTGACGGCAAAATCGAACAGCGCCAGATCGAGGCCGGCCGGCAGATTGCCCGCTTTGCTGCGGTTCCAATAACTCGCCCGATAGATGCGCGCCGCCTCGGCCCGCCCCAGCGCCCTAACCTCTGCCTTAGGCAATTTCCACCACGGCGAGATATTGCGCCAGCGCGCCAGCGTCTTGTGCGTGATCCCCAGATTGGTCGCCCCGCCGGCATCACTGGGGTGGTCCACATAGCCGCCCTCATGCCGCAGCACCTCGTCGAGGCAGATGTCAAAGCGCGTCCTAGCCATGAAATTCTCCTGTCGCGACATGTCCGAGGCGGCAAACTTGAGCAGCTTGATCGCGTCATAGTCCGCGATCCCGCCGCCGACCCTTTTCGTCGTATAAAACAGCACATAAGGCTTGCTGCTGAACGGATCGCGCAGCACGCTCACGCCCTGGCGATCCACGATCAAATACCCGCGCCGGAAATCGCCGAACGCCACCGACAGCGAGCCTGCCGCCATGTTCGGCATGTCCTCGGCCTCGACCAGGTCGAACCCCATGAACCGCGCCTTGCCATCGGCCGTTGCCGCCGGCTGCCACAGGTAATTGCCGTCGGCATCCTTGAGCTTGCGCAGTGCGCCCTGCACCTTGCGGTTCATCACCCAGGATGCATTCTGGCGGTAGCCGGCCTTGAGGGCATAAACCAGGTCGATCAGCACATCGCTGGCATTGGTGGCCGGCAGCGTGCCCGCCGCCCCGGTCGCCACATAGCCAAGATTACCCCAGCTCCAGCTGGCCTCGGCTACATTGGTCGCCGTCAAAAATCTCTTGGGCTTGTTGACGCCATCGCCGCTCACAAAGGCCGTGGTTTCCTGCGCCGCAAAGGCCGCATTCACCTCCTCGGCAATCCACTGGCCGACGTCCACCGCCGCATCATCGAGAAAGGCCGAAGTCGCCGCCGGCATGGCATAGAGCTCCATAGTCGGATAGCTCAGCTCCGCCAGCGTCTGCGAATTGGTCACCGGCCGCGCCGCCGTTTCACCCACCCAGCCCACGGCCGGACCGGTCACCGAAATCGGCCGCTTATAGACCGCACTCGACACCTGCCGCACCCCGGCAATGGCGCGAATGGGCGACAACACCGTCATCAGCCGCGTGATCTCGTTTTCCGTCTCGCCCGGCACCACATAGCCGCCATCGGCACCGACGCCGATGGACAGCGCCTTCTCCTCGCCGCGCTTCACATAGGAGGAAAACGCCTCCTTATATTCGCCCTCGGCCACAGCGGCCTTGCCATCGAGCAGCGGGCGGGCGAGGCGGATCAGCTTGCCGGGCTTGTACTGGTCGGTCGATCAGCGCACGATCCATCGCCGCCTTTGCCCGTCGAGCACGGCGTTCAGCCGGTCCAGCTTGCCCTCCAGCAGGCCATCGGCCGAGCCGCGTTTTTCCAGCTCGCCCAGGCGCTGGTTGTTGGTCGCCTTGAATTCCTCGAAGGCATGCGAGAATTCGGCGAAGAGAGCACCAATATCGCTCCCCGCGCCGGCCTTGGTTTCAAGGCCGTCGTTGCTGTTGGTCATGCAAATGTCCTTATCGGTTGCGGATAGTTTGCGTCGCCGCCGCGATCGCGGCGCCGGTCGAAAGGGATGAGGGCGCAATCCGCGCATCCTCCATCATCGGAAAAGTCACGATCGAGATTTCGAACAGGTCGATCGCCCACAGCTTGCGCTTGCCGGCTTCGCGCGTGGCCTTGACGGTGCGAAAGCCGATGGAGAGCCCGTCCAGCGCCCCGTCCTCGATCAGGCGTTTCAGCGCATCGGCCCGCTCCACCCCCGGCACCAGCCGTCCGGCAGCAAACAGCCCATGGCCGTCTTCGTGCAGCGCCTCCCAAATGCCCACCGGCTCCTTGGGATCGTGCTGGAACAGCATCCGGATCCGATCACGCCGCCGCGCCAGACTGTTGGCAAAAGCCCCCGGCATGACGATATCGCCCCCGGCATCGACCCGGCCAAATACACTCGCATAGCCGGAAAATCGCCCCTCGCCATCGATGCGAATGGACCCCATCAGCGCTTGCCCGTCGGTTACCCGCCGCCTTGCCGCCCGGCTTCGCCCCGGCTAGCGTGCCCGCCAGATTCCAGGCAAATTGCCGGAATGTCTGCTGGGCATTTTCCCGATTTGGTTTGTCGGCCATGGGCTTAGTCATCCTTCCTGAACAGTCGATTCAAGCTCGCGATCTCCTGCACGAAGTCGTTGAAGTGTTGATTCACCTTGGCCATTTCCCGCAGGCTCCACACCAGCAATGCCGTCGAACTGCTCGCCCATAAAAACAGCGCCAAATGCGCCAAATCCCCCCGCTCAATGACGGTGCGCGTAAGCTCGTCCATGTTCTTGCTCCTTTCTTCCCCTCGCCCCTTGAGGGAGAGGGACAGCTTTTCCGCGTTCAGCGGAAAAGCAGGGTGAGGGGTTCTGCGTCCGCCCATGCTTGAATGCCTACGGAAGCAACCCCTCATCCCAACCGAAATTCGCCTTCGCGAATTCGGTGTCCCTTCGGGCACCTTCTCCCTCAAGGGGAGAAGGAAGAGGCCTAAAGCCCCACCATCGCCCGCTTCTCCGCGTCGCTGAGAAACGGCGCGCTCCCCACGCGTTCCCACAGCGCCGCGCGGTCTTCGGCCAGCGCCTCCACCCCATCGAAATCGGGCAGGACCACCGCCCCGCCAAAGGCCGGCGAGAGCCAATTGCTCAGCTCCTCCGCCACCCGCACCACCAGCGGTACCAGGGTTTGCCGCCACAGCGCGCGGTTGGCTTCGGCCAGGTTGGCATAAGTATTGTCGCCCGGAATGCCGAGCAGCATGGGCGGCACGCCGAAGGCCAGCGCGATATCGCGCGCCGCAGCATGCTTGGCCTCGATGAAATCCATGTCGCGCGGTGTCAGCGCGATGGTTTTCCAATCGAGCCCGCCTTCCAGCACCATGGGCCGGCCCGCATTGGCCGCCCCGGCAAAGCCCTGTTCCAGTTCGCTCTTGAGCCGCTCGAACTGCTCCTCGGTCAAATTGCCGCCGCCCGCCGAATAGACCAGCGCGCCGGATGGCCGCGCTGCGTTATCGAGCAGGGCCTTGTTCCATTGCCCGGCCGCATTGTGGATGTCGAGGCTGGTCTGCGCCGCCTCGAGCGGCGCCATGCCGTAATGGTCGTCCATGGGATGAAACAACGCCATATGCAGCACATTGGGCAGCGGTTCGCTGTCCTGCCGCAGCCGCATGGTGCGCCCGCCAGCGGTATAGTCATAGGCCACCGGCCAGCCATCGGCGCCGGCCACCACCTTCATCCGATCCGGCCGCGGGCAAAACAGCCCGCGCACCTGCCCCTCGACAATCCCCGCCTGGAGATACGCATTCCCCGCCGTCTGCAGATAGGCATAGACCGCCTCCAGCATTTCCCCGCCCGATTGCCGCCCATTGGGGCGCTTCAGCAGTTCCGCCAGCGGATGCTCATCAAGCTTCTTGCCGTCCTCGCTGACCACCAGCGGCACCCGATTGGCCGCCTCGGCAATCAAGCGCACGCAGCGATAGACCACCGGATTGCGCGCAAATCCCTGGTTGACCAGGCTCGCAAATCCCCGCTGGCTCCAATTGGCCGGCCCCAGCGCGCTCAGGCTTATCAGCGTATGCCCGGCAAAATTCTTGGTTTCGACAGGCGCGTTTGCGCCGCCGCCCATCAGGCGGCTGATCCAGTTCGGCATGTTTTTGATCCTTATCTATCCGGACTGATCCGGCCCATCAGTCGTCAACCCTCGCCCCTTGAGGGAGGGGGACGGCATTTCTGCGTTCAGCAGAAATGCCAGGGTGAGGGGTGCTGCGCCATCCCATGCCAGAAATGCAGAAAGAGACCCCTCATCCCAACCGAAATTCGCCTTCGCGAATTCGGCGCCCCTTCGGGCACCTTCTCCCTCAGAAGGAAGGCGGTGATGGTGGAAGGCTACGTCCCCCGCACCCGCGGCCTTGCATCCTCCAGCAGCAATTCCGTCACCGCCCACACCAGCGCATCCACCCGGTCTGGCGAATGCCCGCCGCTTTTGCCGTCCGCGCCGAAGCCGCACATTTCGTCTTCCAGCGCCGTCAGCCCCGCCACGTGCCGCACCAGCCCACGCCCATAAAGCGCGGCCACCGGCTCCGCCCGCAGCCATTTGCTCCGCGTGGCCCGCACCGCACGCACCGGCACATTGACGTCAATCTGCTCGATTACCGATTGGACCAGGTCCCCGCCCTGATTGACCTCGACCACGATGGCATCGGCCTTGTGGGCATGAAACGCCTCCACCGCCCGCCGCGCCCAGGCCAAGGGCGCCGCCGGCTTGAGCGTACGATCCTCCAATATCACCGCGCCGTCGCCCACCCGTCCGGCCACGATAATCCCGCACGCATCGGACTTGGCCGTCCCCGTCACCGGGGGATCGACCGCCACCACAATGCGTTCAGGCACCACGCCTGTTACCGGCGCAAACATGTGTCGCTGCCACAGCGCATCGGGCAGGTCCTCGATCAATTCGCCATCGAGTTCCTGCCGCCCCAGCACCGAGCCGCGATAGCGCCCGACAATGGCATCGAGAAATTGCGGCGCCAATTGCGCCCGATTCTCCGCCGTCGCCATGCGGGTCACCATTGTTTCCGGGTCGCCCAGCAGCCGCCTGAGCAGCCGCGTCGGTTTGGGCGTCGTCGTGGCCAATTGCTGCGGCCGATCACCCAGCCGCAGGCCGAATTGCAGCATGTCCCAGGCCTCTTCCGCCCGTGGCCACTTGGCTATTTCATCACACCACGCCGCCGCGAATTGCGGCCCCCGGAACCGATCGGGGTCGGACGCCGAAAGAATGCTCGCCTCCACCCCATTGGGCCAGATCAATCGCTGCCCCTTGAGCACCGGGCGCTCCTTGTCCGAGTGCACATTTAGAATGCCGCTCTCGCCCCGCACCATGATGGAAATGGCCTCGGTCATGGTTTCCGCCACCAGGGCAATCGGCCCGATCTTGCGGGCCGCCAGGCTCCGCACCCATTCGGCTCCCGCCCTGGTCTTGCCCGAACCGCGCCCGCCCAGCAGCAGCCAGGTGGTCCAGTCCCCGTCCGGTGGGCGCTGCTTGTCCAGCGCCCAATAATCCCACTCGTAATAGTGTTGCTCCACCTCATCGTCAGATTTGGCGGCAACTTCGGCCAGCGTCTCAGCGGTTCTTGAACTGGTCAATGCGCTTGGCCAATTTGTCGCGCAGGTCGGTCATGTCCTTCTTGGTCGCCGGCTCCACATTGGGCTGCGCTGCGCCAAGCTCGATCAGCTTGTCCAGCGTCTTGACCGACATGCCGAGCACATTGGCCTGTTTTTCGATCGGTTCATTCACCGCCATCTCCAGTCGCCTTACCTGCTTGTCCAAAACCTTCATCATCAAGGCGATCAGCCCTTCCCGGCGCACCATGCGCGCCCGGGCACTGATCCAGCCCTCCGCCTCCCGCCGATGCCGCAACTGTGCCGGCGTAATGCCGTAGCGTTTGCAGATCGTCGCCGGCACAAACTTGCGCCCCTCATATTCTTCGCGAATGGCCGCCCAGTTCGGCGCCGCGCCATCCGAGCCCGCGTCATTCATCTCGCTGCCCCGCTGCCGGGCCGGCCTCTCCGCCTGACCCACTTTTCCGACCATGCCTGAACTATAGCTGACCAGCGTGACGCGGGGATAAGTTGGATAAGTGGGGGGCCACGGAGACCTCACGCTGGGCCTCCTGCCCAGTCCCCAACCACGGTGTCATTCCCGCGAAAGCGGGAACCTCCGTTTGCCGCACCAAGGAAGAAAACAGAGGTTCCCGCTTTCGCGGGAATGACGCTGGGGGGAAGTGCATCTCGGTTCGTTCAAGTGCTCCGACAGGCCGGAAGCCCCGATGCCATCCCCTCCCCCTTGAGGGGAGGGCTCAGCTTTTCGCTAGCGAAAAGCGGGGGTGGGGGTTCTGCGGCCTCAACAAACTCCATGCCGGTTGAGAGTTCAGAACCCCCTCCCTCGATCCCTCCCCTCAAGGGGGAGGGAGGCCCCATGTGCCACGACCTCGTCCTTTGACAAGCTCAGGATGAGGTCTACTGAAACAAAAAAGCCCCGCTCCAACCGGAACGAGGCCCAGACCCTCAGCAAACCCACCAATTCTACCGCCGGACGAAATCCACATTCTTGCAAGCGATCAGCATGCAGCCGGACAATTGCATGCTGTCCTCATCAACCAGCGTGACCGAGCCGTCCACCGTCTGGCCGTCATATTTCACCGTGCCGCGCCATTGGTTTTCGCCGGCGGGCCGGGCGCCGTTGACCACCAGCTTGTTCAGCATGGCAACATTTTCCGGCTTGCGCGCATCGCGGCGCAGCCAGGTCAGCTTGGCGCAGATCTGGGTGCCGTCCCCGCAATAGCTGACGACGAAGCGCGATTCCCCGGTCGTGGTCTGCCAGGTGCCGACCGGCGAGAGGTCCTGCGCAGCGGCGGGCGCGGCAAGTCCGATGGCCAGGGCCAAGGCAGCGATGGTCTTGAACAAGGTCATGATTGTTCCTCGACATATGTTCATGGCCCGGGCCACAGGGGTCCGCAGGGCGATGGAATGAAGTGTTGGTCGACCACATGCCAGAGCGGAGCTGAACCGGCCGCAAACTGCTCATTCAGTTTTCATTCATCGCATGGCGAAGGTGTGGCCGCTGCCTGTCATTCCCGCATGGGAACTATGCCGGAAGCGCAGGTCCGAATTTGCGGGCCGCATCCAGCGCCAGTCCCAGCCCCACGCTGCCCAGCACGTCGGTGCGCACCAGCTCGGAGGTGGGAAACAGCGCCCGCAGCCGATTGGCAATGGCGGGCACCTGGGTCGAGCCGCCCGTCAGGATCAGGCTGTCGATCTCGCCCGCATTCACTCCAGCCCGCCGCAAAGTCTCGGCAATGGTTGCTTCAATGCGCGCCACCGAATGCTCCAATGCCTGCGTCAAATCATTGATCGTCATGCTGGTTTCCACCTGCCGCTCGCGTACGGCAAACTGGAACGCGGTTTCCGCGGCATCCGACAGTTCGATCTTGGCCGCCTCGACCGCCCCCACCAGCCGGTGGCCCAGCCGGTCCTCGATCAGCTCGATCATGGTCTCGACCCGCTCGGCCCCCTGCGCTTCGCGCATGGTGCCCCGCAGGTCTCGCAGAGTCTGCG
Proteins encoded in this region:
- a CDS encoding DNA-packaging protein, which gives rise to MTSSRTAETLAEVAAKSDDEVEQHYYEWDYWALDKQRPPDGDWTTWLLLGGRGSGKTRAGAEWVRSLAARKIGPIALVAETMTEAISIMVRGESGILNVHSDKERPVLKGQRLIWPNGVEASILSASDPDRFRGPQFAAAWCDEIAKWPRAEEAWDMLQFGLRLGDRPQQLATTTPKPTRLLRRLLGDPETMVTRMATAENRAQLAPQFLDAIVGRYRGSVLGRQELDGELIEDLPDALWQRHMFAPVTGVVPERIVVAVDPPVTGTAKSDACGIIVAGRVGDGAVILEDRTLKPAAPLAWARRAVEAFHAHKADAIVVEVNQGGDLVQSVIEQIDVNVPVRAVRATRSKWLRAEPVAALYGRGLVRHVAGLTALEDEMCGFGADGKSGGHSPDRVDALVWAVTELLLEDARPRVRGT
- a CDS encoding PepSY domain-containing protein, with amino-acid sequence MKTLIMKLLSATVLALAVGFAATGTASAQACLDKRQIQEAVSSGQIVSLDAVLASAGVDSSVEVLNVQVCDQGGRLVYIIGVLSRDGQAQNLVLNAQ
- a CDS encoding DUF2147 domain-containing protein, with translation MTLFKTIAALALAIGLAAPAAAQDLSPVGTWQTTTGESRFVVSYCGDGTQICAKLTWLRRDARKPENVAMLNKLVVNGARPAGENQWRGTVKYDGQTVDGSVTLVDEDSMQLSGCMLIACKNVDFVRR
- a CDS encoding HK97 family phage prohead protease yields the protein MGSIRIDGEGRFSGYASVFGRVDAGGDIVMPGAFANSLARRRDRIRMLFQHDPKEPVGIWEALHEDGHGLFAAGRLVPGVERADALKRLIEDGALDGLSIGFRTVKATREAGKRKLWAIDLFEISIVTFPMMEDARIAPSSLSTGAAIAAATQTIRNR
- a CDS encoding phage portal protein; its protein translation is MPNWISRLMGGGANAPVETKNFAGHTLISLSALGPANWSQRGFASLVNQGFARNPVVYRCVRLIAEAANRVPLVVSEDGKKLDEHPLAELLKRPNGRQSGGEMLEAVYAYLQTAGNAYLQAGIVEGQVRGLFCPRPDRMKVVAGADGWPVAYDYTAGGRTMRLRQDSEPLPNVLHMALFHPMDDHYGMAPLEAAQTSLDIHNAAGQWNKALLDNAARPSGALVYSAGGGNLTEEQFERLKSELEQGFAGAANAGRPMVLEGGLDWKTIALTPRDMDFIEAKHAAARDIALAFGVPPMLLGIPGDNTYANLAEANRALWRQTLVPLVVRVAEELSNWLSPAFGGAVVLPDFDGVEALAEDRAALWERVGSAPFLSDAEKRAMVGL
- a CDS encoding sensor histidine kinase, yielding MLGGLMRKGSIAASLFWLSAGWLILALVATGFLLTDLYSRALDTSLSQTLEFHVESLTGALLEAGDPVSPEIALTDPRFDRPRSGWYWAIRDANGTLYNLSTSVVGIDLPVVTGPPDVLGRRTAVMDDVFGTRMRVVERAVTVAPTTYQIVVTGNLSEILELVDDFRGQAFIVLGAVCVMLAVMSFIVARFALRPISRLSKAIENVRSGDTGVVAGTYPREIAPLAEEVNELLRSNAQIIERARNQVGNLAHGLKTPIAVLRNEAGAKKGALADVVLAESDKMSTMVATYLERARLAARTSVVGKRADATMVMLRLTRVMSKIHPDVTVAFQRPDASLPWFRGDEADLEEMAGNLLDNACKWSKGQVGVRLDAERGDTGTILLIRIDDNGAGLSEEDAQKVLRRGVRLDEKTPGSGLGLDIVKELVDVYGGSLELKRSALGGLLVELRLPTARLGSMAKPVAS
- a CDS encoding response regulator transcription factor; the encoded protein is MRILVVEDDTNLNRQIKEALTESGYAVDVAFDGEEGHFLGDTEPYDAIVLDIGLPRMDGLSVLEEWRRAGKTTPVLLLTARDRWSDKVQGIDAGADDYVAKPFHMEEVLARLRALVRRAAGLASNEIVAGSVRLDSRSGKVTVGGQSVKLTSHELRLLSYLMHHKGKVISRTELTEHLYDQDFDRDSNTIEVFVGRLRKKLPEDCIQTVRGLGYQIAED
- a CDS encoding glycoside hydrolase family 108 protein: MSRQENFMARTRFDICLDEVLRHEGGYVDHPSDAGGATNLGITHKTLARWRNISPWWKLPKAEVRALGRAEAARIYRASYWNRSKAGNLPAGLDLALFDFAVNSGPDRAIRTLQAELGVLADGQVGPLTLAAVRARDVAGLIAALCERRLGFLNRLSTFPTFGKGWTNRVAAVRKAALAALAAAGTPIAPISPSSNWSIAVDFLNGYKTYVVAVIMLLAAGAQLLGVELPALDGASAGQMIMEALAIIFLRKGLKGDIGKA